The window ATTCACTGGTCTACCAAAACGTTTCTTAATTCATTACCAAAGTTTGATGAATTTATAAGGGAAAGTAAGGAATTAAGAAATCAATTAAAAGATTTAGAAACTATTAATCAAAAACAAAAAAACGATCTACTGAAAAAGCTTGAATATAATGAAAAAGAACTAAAACAAGATATATCAAAATTACTAGAAGAAATAAAACAATTATCTATTAAGTTAGAAATTTTAGAAGTTGAAACGAATAAAAAGCTAAATAACAAGTCAAATGAATTAACAAACATTGTAAATTCACGAACTAAAGTTTTACAACAAATTATGTATTTAATTCTTGGATTTTCAATTTTAGGAAACCTTATAGTAATCTTTTTAGGCTGGTGATAGTATGTCAATAGAAAATATGAATCGATTTAAATTAATCTATGATAAATTAACAAATCATATTATTTCTTATCGATTTAATAAGATAGACGAGACTTTAAATTGCACAATTAATTACTTAACAGAATATGAACAATTAATCCAAAACCACCCTGGATATGAATATTCAACCATTTTAAAACCTTTTTATGTTGAATTAAATGAGTTTATTGAAAAGTTCCGTAGTCTTAGAAAAAATATGTATTCTCCTTTTATGCTTTTTGTCGTTGGTACCGGTAATTATGGAAAATCAACACTTTTAAATGCACTAATGCAACAGCAAGTTGCAGATGTGGACTTTTTACCCAAAACATGGAAAATAGATATTTTTAAAGCATCACAAAACAATGTAACACTAAAATTTAAAAACGGTGAGGAAAAAATTGTTTCAATTCAAGAAGCTAAGGAGTTTATTAGTCAAGAAGAGCAAAAAAGAATGAAATCGGAAAAGATTGTTTCAATAAAATATAAAAAATTCAAAGAGTCTGGTGCTAGTAAAGAAGAACTAAAGGAATACAAGTTAGCACTTCAGCAAGAAGAATTATATGAATCAAAACTAGCAGAAGTACATTGGCCTGTAAAGTCTACACCACTTCTTGAGAAATTTTATTTAGTAGATACACCTGGCCTTCAACAAAGAATAATGGGTGAGTTAAAGGTAAATATAAGAGAATACTATCATAAAGCTGATGGAGTATTATGGATGTTAGATGCAACTGCTATATCAGCAGCTAATTCAAAAAATTTAATTAACGATCTAACTAACTACATAAAAGATGTAGGACAAATAAAACCACAAAATATTATTGCAGTATTAAACAAAATTGACTTAATTAGAAACCAAGAAGGAGAGGAAGGCGTTCAGCGTATTATTCAAGAAGCTAAAGAGATTTATAAAGGCTTTTTTTCGAAAATCATTCCTATTTCAGCAGAGGAAGCGTTTAAGGGTTATGAAAATAATGATAAAAAATTAATAAAAGAAAGTGGAATTGAGAGACTTCTTTTAGAAATTGAAGAGTCATTTTTAAAACAAAGTAAGGAAGTCCGAGTTGAAAGTAAAATTTTATCTCTCAAATCTTTATTAAAATCTACTTCTAATCATCTCGAAAGTTATATTACAAGACTCGAAGAAGATGAAAATCAACTAAAATCCTTAATTAACCATTTAAACTCAGAAATGGATAAAAGAGAAAAAGCACTATTAAAAGAATTAGACCAACTTTTGCATAATCATAGCCATAAAGTTAAATCAAATATCCAATTGTATGCTGAGAACCTATTTGATTTTGAAAACAATAAGGGAAGAGAAAACTATATTAAAAATAAGATATTTGAAATTGGGTTTCTTTCAAAGAAAATAGAAGATTTATACAATAAAACAGAGAAAACTTTGAAGGAAATGTTTGAATACTATAGGGAAAAAGCTAAGTTTACAAAATATAAACTTATTGAAAAAAAAGAATTTCAAGGGTCAATTCAATCCTTTTCATTTGGTAAGTTAAATTTTAATGAAGAAAATTTTGATACGGAAGGATTAAGTTTTGTTTCAGGTACGGGTATATCTATTATCTCTTCTATTTTTTTAGGTCCAATAGGCCTTTTATTAGGACCTTTATCAGGCATTTTAGGCATCAATAAATGGATTGCAAAACAGTTTAAACTCGGTGAATTACAGATTAATTTAAATAGTGCATTTAACGATTCAATAAACGAAATTCAGCAAGCATACGAAAAGTATGTACATGAAGTATTTACATCTACAAGGAAACAAGTAGAAGAAATTGCATATACAACATTTTCAACTTTACATGGAGATGCTAGGCATGCAGAATTTTTAATCGCTGCACTCAAAATACCCCTTTTAAATATCCACGATTTAACACATCACGAACCTAATGTAAAAAATTTTTTTACAGAGGATGTTTATCTTAAGTCAAAAGATGGGAATGTTACTTTAAAATAAATTTAGTAATATTAAAATATTGATGAATGAGAGGGATTTAAAGTATGGCAATGACAGAAATTGAAAAATCCTTTCTAAACTTAAAAAAACAATTAATGGATTCCCCATTAAGAAACAAGGTAATGGATATACCTGCTGTTAATGTTCATACATTTTTAAATCGAATATTGGAAGAAATGGATATTCTAATAGAAAAATGTACAATTCCACTTAATGTTGTATTGATGGGAGAGGTTAAATCAGGAAAATCAACTTTACTTAACGCTTTAATTGGTGCTAAGGTTTCCCCGGTGAATGTAGCTGAAGCAACAGCTAGTATTATTGAAGTCTATCATAGTACAACAAAAGAAGGAAAAATTATAAGAGAAAAGAATGATGATATTATTGGTACGCCAGATGAGATCTATGCGTTATTAGAAAAACATCATGGGGATTTAGAATTTTTTAAGGATGTTGTAGAAATTAAATTAGGATTCCCAATACCTAATCTAAAAAAGTTACACATTGTTGATACCCCTGGATTAGCAACCGTTAGGGAACAAAATGCTAAAAAAACAGAAGATTACATTCAACAATGTGATGTAATTTTATGGATTTTTAGTGCTCATCATTTAGGACAAGCAGATATTGAGGAAAAATTTGAAGAAATAGAAGGTTACGGTAAGCCAATAATCCCTATTATTAATCGTGTAGATGAAGTAAATGGAGATCCGAGCAGAATGGTTCTTTATTTAGAAGATAGATTAGATTTATATGATGTAAAAAAAGTATTTCCTATATCTGCAAAGAATGCATATGATGGAATTACTACTAATAATTTATCTCTTGTTAAAGATTCTGGTTACCTTGACCTTCTTTCTTATCTTGAGAAAGAAATTGAACAGGATGATAAAATACACGAAGAATCATTAAAGTCTTCAATGAACGCTCTAATACTTAAGGAACTCACCATACATAAACATTTTGTGGAAACAATTGAAGAGCTAGTGGAGAAGATGGAAAATCGAAAAAAAGAAATCTTTTATTTTAATAATAAAATAAAAGAAGATTTGTCTTCAGAATTAAAAAATTGGTTTCAGTTTAATTTCTTATTAGATGAAGAAAATTTAATTAAAGAACAAATAAAAAGTTTAAAATTATTTTCATCTAAAGAGGATAAAAAACATATTGAAGAGTTATTTCGAAAAGAGCTTTCTGAAGAAAAAGTAAAACAAAAAATATCAGCTAAATATAAATATATCAACACACAGTTTCAAAAAGAATGGCAAGATGCATTAACTGTAATACAAAAGAAAATTGAAGAGGATATAAACGAATTCTTTTTAAATTCAAATGACAAACTCTTAGCATCTATTGAAAATTTAACAAAAGAAGTACCAGTTGGACAAGAACAAATAAAGGACGGCGTTGGAAAAGGTATGGCAATAGCAGGAGCATATGGAACATCTGTTGCAGCTTATACAGCGTGGATGGGACCATATGCTGCATCTGTTTCCATTGGGTCTGCACTTGGTGCAATTTTACCTC of the Bacillus kexueae genome contains:
- a CDS encoding dynamin family protein gives rise to the protein MSIENMNRFKLIYDKLTNHIISYRFNKIDETLNCTINYLTEYEQLIQNHPGYEYSTILKPFYVELNEFIEKFRSLRKNMYSPFMLFVVGTGNYGKSTLLNALMQQQVADVDFLPKTWKIDIFKASQNNVTLKFKNGEEKIVSIQEAKEFISQEEQKRMKSEKIVSIKYKKFKESGASKEELKEYKLALQQEELYESKLAEVHWPVKSTPLLEKFYLVDTPGLQQRIMGELKVNIREYYHKADGVLWMLDATAISAANSKNLINDLTNYIKDVGQIKPQNIIAVLNKIDLIRNQEGEEGVQRIIQEAKEIYKGFFSKIIPISAEEAFKGYENNDKKLIKESGIERLLLEIEESFLKQSKEVRVESKILSLKSLLKSTSNHLESYITRLEEDENQLKSLINHLNSEMDKREKALLKELDQLLHNHSHKVKSNIQLYAENLFDFENNKGRENYIKNKIFEIGFLSKKIEDLYNKTEKTLKEMFEYYREKAKFTKYKLIEKKEFQGSIQSFSFGKLNFNEENFDTEGLSFVSGTGISIISSIFLGPIGLLLGPLSGILGINKWIAKQFKLGELQINLNSAFNDSINEIQQAYEKYVHEVFTSTRKQVEEIAYTTFSTLHGDARHAEFLIAALKIPLLNIHDLTHHEPNVKNFFTEDVYLKSKDGNVTLK
- a CDS encoding dynamin family protein, with amino-acid sequence MAMTEIEKSFLNLKKQLMDSPLRNKVMDIPAVNVHTFLNRILEEMDILIEKCTIPLNVVLMGEVKSGKSTLLNALIGAKVSPVNVAEATASIIEVYHSTTKEGKIIREKNDDIIGTPDEIYALLEKHHGDLEFFKDVVEIKLGFPIPNLKKLHIVDTPGLATVREQNAKKTEDYIQQCDVILWIFSAHHLGQADIEEKFEEIEGYGKPIIPIINRVDEVNGDPSRMVLYLEDRLDLYDVKKVFPISAKNAYDGITTNNLSLVKDSGYLDLLSYLEKEIEQDDKIHEESLKSSMNALILKELTIHKHFVETIEELVEKMENRKKEIFYFNNKIKEDLSSELKNWFQFNFLLDEENLIKEQIKSLKLFSSKEDKKHIEELFRKELSEEKVKQKISAKYKYINTQFQKEWQDALTVIQKKIEEDINEFFLNSNDKLLASIENLTKEVPVGQEQIKDGVGKGMAIAGAYGTSVAAYTAWMGPYAASVSIGSALGAILPPVLITGAAIGAVVKIINFRNHKKEFMRNVDEAINMIKNNIEFSILPNIMKEIEYENNNITNHIYSQYCQSLANGYTEEGLREIKTSVKKYITKLEVTNTVNSVV